Proteins from one Deinococcus sp. AB2017081 genomic window:
- the glmM gene encoding phosphoglucosamine mutase, which produces MSSTTTERKYFGTDGVRAVAGEYPLTAAWVMALGAAAGEVLVQERGKARVVIGKDTRQSGDMLEAALAAGLTSRGVDVVHVGVLPTPGVSYLTRHLTADAGVVISASHNPYEDNGIKFFGADGQKLSDGTELEIEAAIDRVPTLAPVTGVQMGSVTNYTEAERLYVQYLCRHAPDLRGLRIVLDCANGAAFRVAPKVFQAAGADVFAVYTTPDGHNINRGCGSTHLEHLQRIVRDGPYDLGVAFDGDADRALFVDSRGNVVHGDHMLLLNARARGEKAVVTTIMANMALEVKLQQSGIPLERTAVGDRYVHERLHGQHLHLGGEQSGHILFLDVSPTGDGVLTALLTLGSMQKLGTTLDSLHDDLVMFPQTLVNVRVGDKKAIARDDVVRSAVEQAEARLSGRGRVNLRPSGTENLIRVMVEGQDSAEIHEIARELAALVEQRGQLQG; this is translated from the coding sequence ATGAGTTCAACGACAACCGAGCGCAAGTACTTCGGCACCGACGGCGTGCGGGCCGTGGCCGGCGAGTATCCCCTGACGGCCGCGTGGGTCATGGCGCTGGGTGCCGCCGCCGGCGAGGTGCTGGTGCAGGAGCGTGGCAAGGCCCGCGTGGTCATCGGCAAGGACACCCGTCAGAGCGGCGACATGCTGGAGGCCGCCCTGGCCGCCGGTCTGACCAGCCGTGGAGTCGATGTCGTCCATGTGGGCGTCTTGCCCACGCCGGGCGTCAGCTACCTGACCCGGCACCTGACGGCCGACGCCGGGGTCGTGATCAGCGCGTCTCACAACCCCTACGAGGACAACGGCATCAAGTTCTTCGGGGCCGACGGCCAGAAACTCAGCGACGGCACAGAGCTGGAGATCGAGGCCGCCATCGACCGCGTGCCCACCCTGGCCCCGGTCACGGGTGTCCAGATGGGCAGCGTCACCAACTACACCGAGGCCGAGCGGCTGTACGTGCAGTACCTGTGCCGCCACGCCCCGGATCTGCGCGGCCTGCGGATCGTGCTGGACTGCGCCAACGGCGCGGCCTTCCGGGTGGCGCCCAAGGTGTTCCAGGCCGCCGGCGCGGACGTGTTCGCCGTCTACACCACGCCGGACGGCCACAACATCAACCGGGGCTGCGGCAGCACGCATCTGGAACATCTGCAGCGCATCGTGCGGGACGGCCCCTATGACCTGGGCGTGGCCTTCGACGGCGACGCCGACCGCGCCCTGTTCGTGGACTCGCGTGGCAACGTCGTCCACGGCGACCACATGCTGCTGCTGAACGCCCGCGCCCGCGGCGAGAAGGCCGTCGTGACCACCATCATGGCGAACATGGCGCTGGAGGTGAAGCTCCAGCAGTCCGGTATTCCCCTGGAGCGCACCGCCGTGGGCGACCGCTACGTCCACGAACGGCTGCACGGGCAGCACCTGCACCTCGGCGGGGAGCAGAGCGGACACATCCTGTTCCTGGACGTGTCGCCGACCGGTGACGGCGTGCTGACCGCACTGCTGACCCTGGGCAGCATGCAGAAGCTGGGCACCACCCTGGATTCCCTGCACGACGACCTCGTGATGTTCCCGCAGACCCTGGTGAACGTGCGCGTGGGCGACAAGAAGGCCATTGCCCGCGACGACGTGGTGCGCTCGGCCGTCGAGCAGGCCGAGGCGCGGCTCTCGGGGCGCGGCCGGGTCAATCTGCGCCCCAGCGGCACCGAGAACCTGATCCGCGTGATGGTCGAGGGCCAGGATAGTGCGGAGATCCACGAGATCGCGCGCGAACTTGCGGCGCTGGTCGAGCAGCGCGGGCAGCTCCAGGGCTGA
- a CDS encoding phosphotransferase family protein: MRARLHAGWSALRRGGPAVSAHVWPWALADAFPGSRRVLETWTGEGAAFARYRSAHGPLFLKYLPLTWHDVRACTRLEREAAYLRDLAPLSPVAHAPHLHSATSGTHAHLLTRDLTNDTTGWGAFSTDPDRERGLLDVVRLLARHHAFWAGPAGHGHPALTGLWGWQPDEVLARAQRMAAAPAQYGEAAGAVTAVAAALPDLLSAARTVTLVHGDIHAGQVLWPRDGRPPVLIDYGQTHPSVPGEDLAHLLAIRLDAAERERLGPALRDAYREELAHHGLRLTLSELAAQERAGLALNVLTTARQAQRTPGSGVGNALTQVLQVWSAAEAPSPRNAR, encoded by the coding sequence GTGAGAGCACGCCTGCACGCAGGCTGGAGTGCCCTGAGACGCGGTGGGCCAGCCGTCAGTGCCCACGTGTGGCCATGGGCACTGGCGGACGCCTTTCCGGGGTCACGCCGCGTACTGGAAACGTGGACGGGCGAGGGCGCGGCCTTCGCCCGCTACCGTTCGGCCCACGGCCCACTCTTCCTGAAATACCTGCCGCTGACGTGGCACGATGTCCGCGCGTGCACCCGCCTGGAACGCGAGGCGGCGTACCTGCGCGACCTCGCGCCCCTGTCGCCGGTGGCACATGCCCCACATCTGCACTCGGCCACGTCCGGCACACACGCACACCTGCTGACGCGCGACCTGACCAACGACACGACCGGGTGGGGGGCCTTCTCCACGGATCCCGACCGGGAACGCGGGCTGCTGGATGTGGTACGCCTGCTGGCTCGCCACCACGCCTTCTGGGCCGGGCCAGCCGGCCACGGGCACCCGGCCCTGACCGGCCTGTGGGGGTGGCAGCCCGACGAGGTTCTGGCTCGGGCACAGCGGATGGCGGCGGCACCGGCACAGTACGGCGAGGCGGCTGGCGCGGTCACGGCCGTCGCCGCCGCCCTGCCGGATCTGCTGTCCGCTGCCCGCACCGTCACGCTGGTGCACGGCGACATCCACGCCGGACAGGTGCTGTGGCCGCGTGACGGCCGCCCGCCTGTGCTGATCGACTACGGCCAGACCCACCCGTCTGTGCCCGGCGAGGATCTGGCACACCTGCTGGCGATCCGCCTGGACGCCGCCGAACGTGAGCGGCTCGGCCCGGCGCTGAGGGACGCCTATCGGGAGGAACTCGCCCACCACGGCCTGAGGCTCACTCTGAGCGAACTGGCCGCCCAGGAACGCGCCGGGCTGGCCCTGAATGTCCTGACCACGGCCCGGCAGGCGCAGCGCACACCGGGCAGCGGCGTCGGGAACGCACTGACCCAGGTACTTCAGGTCTGGTCAGCGGCCGAAGCGCCGAGTCCCAGGAACGCCCGGTAA
- a CDS encoding DNA glycosylase AlkZ-like family protein, producing the protein MQTVRPAADLQSALNVMGFVQADPIRAPARAQDLTLMQRVRGYRAGDLERLYPTLDAEEDMIPNYGFVPRHVQALLHPRVVASTRIEGEHPALLDDVRAVLSERGELHPRELVALLGKRTATTYWGGQGTATTRALDALHYRGEARIVRREGGVRVYGVAPHLSVLRETPLPEHERLRRVIHLLAALYGPLPQASLGYLVSLSGFGLPHLRQELRAAFRHAVRAELNAAKVDGVAYVWAPERDLADVAEARGVRIVNPFDPLVWDRRRFEHLHGWAYRFEAYTPPAKRVMGYYALPVFHGDRAVGWANLKVEGGELHAELGYAPGVRQTATLCRGLDAELNRYRAFLGLGASAADQT; encoded by the coding sequence ATGCAGACGGTGCGCCCGGCCGCAGACCTCCAGTCCGCCCTGAACGTCATGGGCTTCGTCCAGGCCGACCCGATCCGTGCGCCGGCGCGTGCCCAGGATCTGACCCTCATGCAGCGGGTGCGGGGGTACCGGGCCGGCGATCTGGAACGGCTGTATCCCACGCTGGATGCCGAGGAGGACATGATCCCGAACTACGGGTTCGTGCCCCGGCACGTGCAGGCGCTGCTGCACCCGCGCGTGGTGGCGTCCACCCGCATCGAGGGCGAGCACCCGGCGCTGCTGGACGACGTGCGGGCGGTACTGAGCGAACGCGGCGAGCTGCACCCCAGAGAGTTGGTCGCCCTGCTGGGGAAGCGCACGGCCACGACCTACTGGGGCGGGCAGGGCACCGCCACGACCCGCGCCCTGGACGCGCTGCACTACCGGGGCGAGGCCCGGATCGTGCGCCGGGAGGGCGGCGTGCGGGTGTATGGGGTGGCACCGCACCTGAGCGTCCTGCGCGAGACGCCGCTGCCCGAGCACGAGCGCCTGCGCCGGGTCATCCACCTGCTGGCCGCCCTGTACGGGCCGCTGCCACAGGCCAGTCTGGGGTATCTGGTATCGCTGTCGGGCTTCGGCCTGCCGCATCTGCGTCAGGAACTGCGGGCCGCCTTCCGGCACGCGGTCAGGGCTGAGCTGAACGCGGCGAAGGTGGACGGCGTGGCCTACGTCTGGGCACCCGAGCGTGATCTGGCCGATGTCGCGGAGGCACGCGGCGTGCGGATCGTGAATCCCTTCGATCCGCTGGTGTGGGATCGGCGCCGCTTCGAGCATCTGCACGGCTGGGCGTACCGCTTCGAAGCGTACACGCCGCCCGCGAAGCGGGTCATGGGCTACTACGCGCTGCCAGTGTTCCACGGTGACCGCGCCGTGGGGTGGGCGAACCTGAAGGTGGAGGGTGGAGAACTGCATGCAGAACTGGGATACGCGCCCGGCGTGCGGCAGACCGCCACGTTGTGCCGGGGGCTGGACGCCGAGCTGAACCGTTACCGGGCGTTCCTGGGACTCGGCGCTTCGGCCGCTGACCAGACCTGA
- a CDS encoding ferritin-like domain-containing protein — protein sequence MTTIDESISTATATTDGLNRRAALGFLGKIGLGTAALGLTGTGALAAPAKNIDGDVLNFALNLEYLEAAFYLAAVGRVNELKAIGGGAEIRLPASLDMTRGMQFKDSNVQALANDIAEDELQHVKFLHGALGKGAAMRPVIDLAGAFDAAGQAASGGAIKGFNPFANDLFFLHGAFIFEDVGVTAYNGAATLITNPAYLQAAAGILAVEAYHGGAIRTMLYQQRQVTAAAGLYVGQVVQAISSLRGKVGGGKDMGLSDASGRAVIAPADKNGVAYGRSTREVLNIVYLAPGATKGGFYPNGLNGTIK from the coding sequence ATGACGACGATTGACGAGTCCATCAGCACGGCCACCGCCACCACCGACGGCCTGAACCGCCGCGCCGCCCTGGGATTCCTGGGCAAGATCGGTCTGGGCACCGCTGCGCTGGGCCTGACCGGCACGGGTGCCCTGGCGGCGCCCGCCAAGAACATTGACGGCGATGTCCTGAACTTTGCCCTGAACCTGGAATACCTGGAAGCGGCGTTCTACCTGGCTGCCGTGGGCCGCGTGAATGAACTGAAGGCCATCGGCGGCGGGGCCGAGATCCGGCTGCCCGCCAGCCTGGACATGACGCGCGGCATGCAGTTCAAGGACAGCAACGTGCAGGCCCTGGCCAACGACATCGCCGAGGACGAACTCCAGCACGTCAAGTTCCTGCACGGCGCCCTGGGCAAGGGAGCGGCCATGCGCCCCGTGATCGATCTGGCCGGGGCCTTCGACGCCGCCGGGCAGGCCGCGAGCGGTGGGGCCATCAAGGGCTTCAATCCCTTTGCCAACGACCTGTTCTTCCTGCACGGCGCGTTCATCTTCGAGGACGTGGGTGTCACCGCGTACAACGGCGCGGCCACGCTGATCACCAACCCTGCATACCTGCAGGCGGCGGCGGGCATCCTGGCCGTGGAGGCCTACCACGGCGGCGCGATCCGCACCATGCTGTACCAGCAGCGTCAGGTCACGGCGGCGGCCGGCCTGTACGTCGGGCAGGTCGTCCAGGCGATCAGCAGCCTGCGCGGCAAGGTCGGCGGCGGCAAGGACATGGGCCTGAGCGACGCCAGTGGTCGCGCCGTCATTGCGCCCGCCGACAAGAACGGCGTGGCCTACGGCCGCAGCACCCGCGAGGTTCTGAACATCGTGTACCTGGCCCCCGGTGCCACCAAGGGCGGCTTCTACCCGAACGGCCTGAACGGCACGATCAAGTAA
- a CDS encoding histidine triad nucleotide-binding protein, whose protein sequence is MSAQPTLFERIIAREIPSDIVYEDDQYLAIRDIAPKAPIHLLVIPKRATARVDEITDATEMGDLWLTAVKVARQHAQDFRLLVNCGAGGGQVVFHTHIHILAGWEHGPDSDT, encoded by the coding sequence ATGAGTGCCCAGCCCACCCTGTTCGAACGCATCATCGCGCGGGAGATTCCCAGCGACATCGTGTATGAGGACGACCAGTACCTGGCGATCCGCGACATCGCCCCGAAGGCGCCCATCCACCTGCTGGTTATCCCCAAGCGGGCCACGGCGCGGGTGGACGAGATCACCGACGCGACCGAGATGGGCGACCTGTGGCTGACGGCCGTGAAGGTCGCCCGGCAACACGCGCAGGACTTCCGACTGCTGGTGAACTGCGGCGCGGGCGGCGGGCAGGTCGTGTTCCACACCCACATCCACATCCTGGCCGGGTGGGAACACGGCCCGGACAGCGACACCTGA
- a CDS encoding HAD family hydrolase — translation MPHPDFAAVLFDLDGVLIDTETLIGALWAEIFAERDLHLSAAEITRLTSGQRFEGVLRQLDEERGWKAPEDFLPMLGERFNGAFAHVPVIEGAAGTLRALRAAGIPCAVASNSEKHRLTLKLDGAGLTDLVGVHAYDPSLVGGVGKPDPALYVYAAAQLGVDVRECVVIEDSVPGARAGVASGATVWGLLAGGHHTHDSRSELEAVGVTRFMQSHAQLRDALGVSLPV, via the coding sequence ATGCCACACCCTGACTTCGCCGCTGTGCTGTTCGATCTGGACGGCGTGCTGATCGACACCGAGACGCTGATCGGGGCGCTGTGGGCCGAGATCTTCGCGGAGCGCGACCTGCACCTGAGCGCCGCCGAGATCACCCGCCTGACCAGCGGCCAGCGCTTCGAGGGCGTGCTGCGTCAACTGGACGAGGAACGCGGCTGGAAGGCCCCGGAGGATTTCCTGCCGATGCTGGGCGAGCGCTTCAACGGGGCGTTTGCCCACGTGCCCGTCATCGAGGGGGCGGCCGGCACCCTGCGTGCGCTGCGGGCCGCTGGCATTCCCTGTGCGGTGGCGAGCAACAGTGAGAAACACCGGCTGACGCTGAAACTGGATGGCGCCGGACTGACCGATCTGGTCGGCGTCCATGCCTATGATCCCTCGCTGGTCGGCGGCGTGGGCAAGCCCGATCCGGCGCTGTACGTGTACGCCGCCGCGCAGCTGGGGGTGGATGTGCGTGAGTGCGTGGTGATCGAGGACAGTGTGCCGGGGGCGCGGGCAGGCGTGGCTTCTGGCGCAACCGTGTGGGGCCTGCTGGCGGGCGGCCACCACACCCACGACAGCCGGAGCGAGCTGGAGGCCGTGGGCGTGACCCGTTTCATGCAGTCGCACGCGCAACTGAGGGACGCACTGGGTGTATCGCTTCCGGTCTAG
- a CDS encoding PadR family transcriptional regulator, translating to MPRLPNSSPHSLAVLGSLLQTYPAHTYGYDLSKATDLKSGTLYPILQRLHEQGYLDAQWEDSPHPGKPPRHIYRLTETGLTLARERRERSTPARSLKGALT from the coding sequence ATGCCCCGTCTTCCAAACTCCAGCCCACACTCGCTGGCCGTCCTCGGGAGCCTTCTCCAGACGTACCCGGCCCACACCTACGGCTACGACCTGAGTAAGGCCACCGACCTGAAGAGCGGCACCCTGTATCCCATTCTCCAGCGCCTGCACGAGCAGGGCTATCTGGACGCCCAGTGGGAGGACTCTCCGCACCCTGGCAAGCCCCCCCGCCACATCTACCGCCTGACCGAGACCGGCCTGACGCTGGCGCGGGAGCGGCGCGAGCGGAGTACACCTGCCCGCAGCCTAAAAGGAGCGCTGACATGA
- the sdaAA gene encoding L-serine ammonia-lyase, iron-sulfur-dependent, subunit alpha produces the protein MTLDDILNAPAPASAWILAQDCAETGLNADDIRAEMLRRIGEMRDSIQRGLNSDAPSITGMVGWNASGLWNAADALQSPLLKRVQAYAMAVNEENARMGRIVAAPTAGSAGTIPGALIGVADHLGIPDERLVDPMILAAGIGKAISKRMFISGAAGGCQAEIGSSAAMAAAAIVELLGGSPRAAVHAASMALMNTIGLVCDPVGGYVEVPCVSRNAFYAVHAVSAAQLALAQLESFIPPDEVLGAMASVGRMMPAALRETADGGLAQTPTGLAVTARMEGRGDGELPGGMVELPMA, from the coding sequence ATGACCCTGGACGACATCCTCAACGCGCCCGCTCCCGCCTCGGCGTGGATTCTGGCCCAGGACTGTGCCGAGACCGGCCTGAATGCCGACGACATCCGCGCCGAGATGCTGCGCCGGATCGGTGAAATGCGGGACAGCATCCAGCGCGGCCTGAACTCCGATGCCCCCAGCATCACCGGCATGGTCGGCTGGAATGCCAGCGGCCTGTGGAACGCCGCCGATGCCCTGCAGAGCCCGCTCCTGAAGCGCGTGCAGGCCTACGCCATGGCCGTGAACGAGGAGAATGCCCGCATGGGCCGGATCGTCGCCGCGCCCACCGCCGGCAGCGCGGGCACGATCCCCGGAGCACTGATCGGCGTGGCCGACCACCTGGGGATTCCCGACGAACGGCTGGTCGATCCCATGATCCTGGCCGCCGGAATCGGCAAGGCCATCAGCAAGCGCATGTTCATCAGTGGCGCGGCCGGGGGCTGTCAGGCCGAGATCGGCAGCAGCGCCGCCATGGCCGCCGCTGCCATCGTGGAACTGCTGGGCGGCAGTCCTCGCGCCGCCGTCCACGCCGCCAGCATGGCCCTGATGAACACCATCGGTCTGGTGTGCGATCCGGTCGGCGGCTACGTCGAGGTGCCCTGCGTGAGTCGCAACGCCTTCTACGCCGTCCACGCTGTCAGCGCCGCGCAGCTGGCCCTGGCGCAGCTCGAATCCTTCATCCCGCCCGACGAGGTGCTGGGCGCTATGGCCTCCGTGGGCCGCATGATGCCCGCTGCCCTGCGCGAGACCGCCGACGGTGGCCTGGCCCAGACTCCGACCGGGCTGGCCGTGACCGCCCGCATGGAGGGCCGGGGCGACGGCGAATTGCCCGGCGGCATGGTCGAACTGCCAATGGCGTGA
- a CDS encoding c-type cytochrome, with protein MNKRSGMVAGSVLVLGGGMLWAALAAAPAAPAAPEDAVAAQVKSGLSVYAKSCQGCHGDKLQGNRAPALVGAGMLGKYAGGDHTYADLHTKVSKTMPKNAPGTLSEQQYLDVVALLFERNGVALPAGGLKKDDLKEAALSARAAQVAAGQAVYAKSCQGCHGDKLQGNRAPTLIGAAFVAKYKTVGALHAKVKTMPKNAPGSLTDRQYVDVLAFVLDRNEVAGGTASIGADDFEKPLK; from the coding sequence ATGAACAAGCGTTCTGGCATGGTGGCGGGCAGTGTCCTCGTTCTCGGCGGCGGGATGCTGTGGGCGGCGCTGGCGGCTGCCCCCGCGGCCCCGGCTGCCCCCGAGGATGCGGTGGCGGCGCAGGTCAAATCTGGACTGTCCGTGTACGCCAAGAGCTGCCAGGGCTGCCACGGCGACAAGCTCCAGGGCAACCGTGCCCCGGCGCTGGTGGGGGCCGGAATGCTCGGGAAGTACGCGGGAGGCGATCACACCTACGCCGACCTTCATACCAAGGTCTCAAAGACCATGCCCAAGAACGCGCCGGGTACCCTGTCCGAACAGCAGTATCTGGATGTGGTCGCGCTGCTGTTCGAGCGGAACGGCGTGGCCCTCCCCGCCGGTGGTCTGAAGAAGGACGACCTGAAGGAGGCCGCCCTGAGTGCCCGCGCCGCGCAGGTTGCGGCCGGTCAGGCGGTCTACGCCAAGAGCTGCCAGGGCTGCCACGGCGACAAGCTCCAGGGCAACCGCGCCCCGACGCTGATCGGTGCGGCGTTCGTGGCGAAATACAAGACTGTGGGAGCCCTGCACGCCAAGGTCAAGACCATGCCGAAGAATGCGCCGGGCAGCCTGACCGACCGGCAGTATGTGGATGTTCTGGCCTTCGTCCTCGACCGGAACGAGGTGGCTGGGGGCACGGCCTCCATCGGGGCCGACGACTTCGAGAAGCCCCTGAAATAA
- the hutH gene encoding histidine ammonia-lyase: MILDQHLSLSEFLSVVRGGESVELSEAARGRILRARAVIERIVDGDAAVYGVNTGFGKFASVQVPRAGLEELQLNLILSHAIGVGEALPTEVVRSMLLLRAQSLALGHSGVRPEVVELLLALLNAGALPVIPAQGSVGASGDLAPLAHLALGLIGLGDMEYRGTVRPSADVLAELNLTPLTLQAKEGLALINGTQLMGSLLALAVADARTLLGTANLAAAMTVEAMYGSHRPFQPDVVGLRPHPGAVAVAEELRFFLRDSQIAPSHLVGDGKVQDAYSLRAAPQVHGASLDVLAHAERVLAVEFASVTDNPLIFPETGDVVSGGNFHGQPLAVTIDALKVAVAELGSISERRCEQLLNPALSGLPGFLAPQGGLNSGFMIAQYTAAALVSENKVLAHPASVDTIPTSANQEDHVSMGAHGARQLRAILENVQNVIGIELLCAAQALDFQTLHAGRGAQAAWEHIRAHIPNMTRDRYYRPDLLRIVEMVQRGELLQVAREA, from the coding sequence GTGATTCTCGACCAACACCTGTCCCTGTCTGAATTCCTCTCCGTCGTGCGTGGCGGCGAGTCCGTGGAGTTGTCCGAGGCGGCGCGTGGACGCATTCTCCGGGCACGGGCGGTGATCGAGCGGATCGTGGACGGCGACGCCGCGGTGTATGGCGTGAACACGGGGTTCGGGAAGTTTGCGTCGGTGCAGGTGCCGCGTGCGGGGCTGGAGGAACTGCAGCTGAACCTGATCCTGTCGCACGCGATCGGCGTGGGGGAGGCCCTGCCGACCGAGGTGGTGCGCAGCATGCTGCTGCTGCGCGCGCAGTCGCTGGCGCTGGGGCATTCCGGCGTGCGGCCCGAGGTCGTGGAACTGCTGCTGGCGCTGCTGAACGCGGGGGCGCTGCCGGTCATCCCGGCGCAGGGCAGCGTGGGGGCATCCGGCGATCTCGCGCCGCTGGCTCACCTGGCGCTGGGCCTGATCGGTCTGGGCGACATGGAGTACCGGGGGACGGTGCGGCCCAGTGCCGACGTGCTGGCCGAGCTGAACCTGACACCGCTGACCTTGCAGGCCAAGGAGGGGCTGGCGCTGATCAACGGCACGCAGCTGATGGGCAGCCTGCTCGCGCTGGCCGTGGCCGATGCCCGGACGCTGCTGGGCACGGCGAATCTGGCGGCGGCCATGACCGTCGAGGCGATGTACGGCTCGCACCGGCCCTTCCAGCCGGACGTGGTGGGCCTGCGCCCCCATCCCGGCGCGGTCGCGGTCGCGGAGGAGCTGCGGTTCTTCCTGCGCGACTCGCAGATCGCCCCGTCGCATCTGGTGGGGGACGGGAAGGTGCAGGACGCGTACTCGCTGCGGGCCGCGCCGCAGGTGCACGGCGCGAGCCTGGACGTCCTCGCGCACGCCGAGCGGGTGCTGGCGGTCGAGTTCGCGTCCGTGACGGACAACCCCCTGATCTTCCCGGAGACCGGCGACGTGGTCAGCGGCGGGAACTTCCACGGGCAGCCGCTCGCCGTGACCATCGACGCGCTGAAGGTCGCGGTGGCGGAACTCGGCAGCATCAGCGAGCGCCGCTGCGAGCAGCTGTTGAATCCCGCCCTGTCGGGCCTGCCGGGGTTCCTCGCGCCCCAGGGCGGCCTGAACAGCGGGTTCATGATCGCGCAGTACACCGCCGCCGCCCTCGTCAGCGAGAACAAGGTGCTCGCCCACCCGGCCAGCGTGGACACCATTCCCACCAGCGCCAACCAGGAAGACCACGTCAGCATGGGGGCGCACGGTGCCCGGCAACTGCGGGCCATCCTGGAGAACGTGCAGAACGTCATCGGAATCGAACTGCTGTGCGCCGCGCAGGCCCTCGACTTCCAGACCCTCCACGCCGGGCGTGGCGCTCAGGCCGCGTGGGAACACATCCGCGCACACATCCCCAACATGACCCGCGACCGCTACTACCGCCCCGACCTCCTGAGGATCGTGGAGATGGTGCAGCGTGGAGAGCTGCTGCAGGTGGCCAGGGAGGCGTGA
- a CDS encoding SUKH-3 domain-containing protein — protein MSDLPFEITDELRTQLLAIGWSEDRRVDISADVALAEKNGWQIFPLARAVLEQFDGLGLRNNIQFNLNDVGTSWTYDIQTDGDPNFPEFERSHQQKLYPLAVEDAWSPLFITDSGLIVQFTDDEPHWRGLTPQKDFEDLFGQMYIYRSNKEHL, from the coding sequence ATGTCTGATCTGCCATTTGAAATCACTGATGAACTCCGCACCCAGCTCCTTGCTATCGGATGGTCTGAGGATCGCCGTGTCGATATATCGGCGGATGTAGCCCTGGCCGAGAAGAACGGCTGGCAGATTTTCCCCCTTGCGCGGGCAGTTCTTGAGCAGTTTGACGGTCTGGGGCTACGAAACAACATTCAATTCAACCTGAATGATGTTGGAACGAGTTGGACATATGACATTCAAACAGACGGCGACCCCAACTTCCCGGAGTTTGAACGATCTCACCAGCAGAAACTCTATCCGCTGGCCGTCGAGGACGCCTGGTCGCCACTCTTTATTACGGACTCAGGCCTGATTGTTCAATTTACGGACGATGAGCCACACTGGCGTGGATTGACCCCTCAAAAAGATTTTGAAGATCTTTTCGGGCAGATGTATATCTATCGTTCCAATAAGGAGCACCTGTGA